The Aspergillus nidulans FGSC A4 chromosome VIII genome contains the following window.
GACAATGGACAATCTCGTTATATTGACAGTGTTCTTCTCGATactggagaaggagggctCTGTCAACTGTCGGTTTCGGAGCACGATGATTTCCAGGATGATTTCGGGTCTGACGAAAACGCTTCGtctggacaagaagcagCTTTTGCAATTTTAGGGACTATAAGAGGGCGTCCCCAGAGTCTCATCGAACAACACCCTTGTTATGAGCAGGCTACGAAGCTCTGGGACGTATACATACAGAATGTTGAGCCTCTGTGTAAGGTTCTCCATGTTCCTACTGTTGTGAAAATGGTCAACACAGTCTCAAGACAACCGGCCGTGGCCTCAAGGAGTGATGaatgcttgctttttgtgATCTATTATTTTGCTGTGTTCTCTATGTCAGACGCTGAGTGTGTACAAGAATTCAATACATCGAGAGCCCGTTTATTGTCAAGACGGACTTCTTTTTTTCAGGCCTTAATCAATGCGTCGTGGCTGAAGACTACGTCAATGTCAGTACTTCAGGCCTACACACTTTTCCTCATCTCTATGTGCACTCAAATCAACCCTAATACGTTCTGGATCTTGACAGGTATCGCCGTTCGCCTTTCTCAGCGCATGGGGCTTCACCGTGACGGTGAAGACCTTGGACTGCCTCCATTCGAGGTTCAGATGCGCCGGCGGCTATTTTGGCAATTGCTTCCACTCGATGGCTATGCGGGCCAGGTGTCTGGCACCGGGATTTCCATAGCGCCAAATAGCTGGGATACAAAGCAACCGCTGAATATCAACGATGATCAGATTTTTCCTGGCATGACACAACAGCCTAAAGAGCCGAAATGTGCTTCGGAAATGATATTTTGCTTGTCTCGGATCAAATTGTCCAATTTTTATACTCGGACTGGAGTCAAAATGAAGGATATTGGTGCTTCTCTAGAGTTCAAAGACGCAGAGGAAATAGAGAGGCTCATTAACGAGGTCGAAGATTCGATCGAGACAAAGTTCCTTCGAAACTGCGATATAGTGAACCCTCTTCACATATTGACCACGGGAATTGTACGGTCTGCCACCAACGCTGTCCGGTTACGTGCTCGAATGCCACTGCTAATAAGGAAACCATTACTGAAGCGCAAAGGCGTGACATATGCACGCTTGCGGAAAAGATACTCGACACAAATAACGCCATTTACGGGAGTCCAGCCATAAGGAAGTTCCGATGGCAAACGCAAGCTTTCTTGTGGGATGCTTTGCTCTGTATCCTACGTAGCTTGGCACTCGCTGGATTTTACTCTCCGTCGGAAATAGACTCTGCGTGGAACAAGATTACTGAAATCTACCGCAATCATGAAGAGCTTGTCATAAGCAGAAGAGCCATTCATACTACAATTGGCAAGGAGACCCTTAAAGCTTGGGATGCCAATCCTCCAAGTAATTCATCCCCAGAGCCATCCTTCATAGTTACACTTCGTGCAAAACacgaagagaaagctggCAAGTGGCAAGAGAGCATTGACAGAAAGGTACTAGGCAGTTTCGTGGATGGTTCTGTTCTTGACGACCTTTTCGGCACCGCCAGCGACCCATACTTGGATCCTGATAGCGGCTTCAGTCTCGACTCTTCGGACTGGGCAGCCTGGGATCAGCTGAGTCGAGGGCCAATGTGAGCGGAATCTGAATTGTACAATGACTTTTACACATTCACGGAACATGGGTTGCGTATGTTATACCAGGGCAAGACGCTGATTTTAGGCGGAATCGACCGCTTTATGCATCCCACGGCCAACTTCTCTTGGTTGTattgaagagaaggcaaCGTTCAGGCAAGTCATTTGCTGAGTATATGCAGGAAGTCTTATTTGCTGGGAGTGGCACAACAATTGTGGTCAAGTTCGCTGCCATCTACAAAAGGGCTGATACTATCCGAAACTCCCACTCAGAACGGGCCCGAGCCCGGCCCCGACACTCTGTGATTGGCCGCCTGAAGAAGTATACTACTCATATAAACCAGTTGAAGCCAACAGCAAAAATCGGAATCTCTACATTAGCCATAATATATATCACGAAATGAGACTCCGAGACTCCAGGACACCTGATCAGGGGTCTCCGCcgtcgctggaggaggcgaaCCTTGAAAACGGCGGAGCGACGTCCCTCAACACTGAAGCCCACGCCCAAGCCGAAGATTCGAATCTCATTACTTGGAGGGGGCCAGATGACCCAGAAAAACCCCAGGAAATGGCCCAACAGTATGAAACCGAGAAATTCATGGGCCGTGTCTCTGTTCGTCTTTATTTCGCCTGTCTCGTCGTCAATGATCGCCCCCGCCATGCAAAATCTCGGCAGTGATCTAGGGATGCAGACCGAGATTGAGATATATCTTTCTATGGCCATATTCATTCTCGCCTATGCAATTGGTCCTACATTCTTTGGGCCGGCGTCGGAGCTTTACGGTCGTGTGCGTCTGCTGCAGATCAGCAACATTTGGTACCTAGCCTGGAACTTGGGATGCGGTTTCGCCAATACCAAAGCTCAGCTATTTGCGTTTCGTTTTCTTGCGGGTATTGGTGGCAGTGCACCGCTGGCTATTGGAGGTGGTGCAGTTGGGTATGAGTATTCCAATATGAGGATCCCAGTCGAAACTTCCCCTCACTAATCTGTCTTGCAGTGACATGTGGAGCGCCGAGGAACGCGGCAAAGCCATGGGCGTTTACACTCTTGGACCGCTCCTTGGGCCTGTCGTCGGACCTATTGCTGGAGGCTTTATCGCTGAGTATACAACATGGCGCTGGGTTTTCTGGGCAAGCTCTGCCGCAGCCGTTGGCATTCAGTTGGCCGGGTTTGTCTGGTTGCGCGAGTGTCACCCGGCAACCCTACTACGAATGCGTCGGGATTGTCTCGTCAAAGAAACTGGCAACGAGAATTTTCACGTCGAAGAGAGGGCTGAGGCACTCACTCATAAGCTCCTTCACGCCTTCGAGCGTCCGGTTCTGCTATCCATAACCCAGCCCATCGTCACCTGCATTGCCGTCTATATGGCCTACATTTTCGGAGTAACGTACCTCATGCTCGCAACATTCCCGGATATCTGGACTGAGGTCTACGACGAAACCCGCAGTATCAGCAGCGTCAATTATGTATCCATCGCACTCGGCTCCTTCACcggcctcttcctcaacctcaagTTTATCGACCGCATCTACAGAGTCCTCAAAGCGCGCAACAACAATATCGGCAAGCCCGAGTTCCGCATGCCGGCTCTAGCAATTGGCTCCATCATCAGTACCATCGGCCTCTTCTGGTACGGCTGGAGCATAGGGACCAGGTATTGGATTATGCCTGATATCGGCGCTGCGATCTTCGCTGCGGGGACTATCTCTTGCCTGTAGGGGATGCAGACGTACATTGTCGATAGCTATCAGACCTACGCTGCGAGCGCAATGGCAGCATGTGCAATTCTGCGCAGTCTGGCAGGTTTTGCGTTCCCGCTCTTTG
Protein-coding sequences here:
- a CDS encoding MFS transporter (transcript_id=CADANIAT00001445) is translated as MRLRDSRTPDQGSPPRTLKTAERRPSTLKPTPKPKIRISLLGGGQMTQKNPRKWPNSMKPRNSWAVSLFVFISPVSSSMIAPAMQNLGSDLGMQTEIEIYLSMAIFILAYAIGPTFFGPASELYGRVRLLQISNIWYLAWNLGCGFANTKAQLFAFRFLAGIGGSAPLAIGGGAVGDMWSAEERGKAMGVYTLGPLLGPVVGPIAGGFIAEYTTWRWVFWASSAAAVGIQLAGFVWLRECHPATLLRMRRDCLVKETGNENFHVEERAEALTHKLLHAFERPVLLSITQPIVTCIAVYMAYIFGVTYLMLATFPDIWTEVYDETRSISSVNYVSIALGSFTGLFLNLKFIDRIYRVLKARNNNIGKPEFRMPALAIGSIISTIGLFWYGWSIGTRYWIMPDIGAAIFAAGTISCLYQTYAASAMAACAILRSLAGFAFPLFAPYMYQSLGYQWGTSVLAFVTIGIVWTAPFGFWYFGRC